In Cryptomeria japonica chromosome 10, Sugi_1.0, whole genome shotgun sequence, a genomic segment contains:
- the LOC131859098 gene encoding probable inactive receptor kinase At2g26730 translates to MRSAIITPISLAVGAVLLIIVIVSISCYRSYKNKPLREPNAGTVPNMKRREVPIRGRVRKKPIVPKSIARLETVSEVERGKLLFLNEDDSDYDLEDLLQASAEMLGGGNFGNSYKAVLKNGSTMVVKRLKDLNNLVREEFEEQMEMLSKLRHENLVPWSSCYYTDEEKLLVYEYMPNGNLFDLLHGAKERGRRALDWKSRVKVAVCIARGLTYLHDQWPSRRFIPHGNIKSSNVLIDKNNQPRLSDYGLTPFISSVSVAKNMVAFKSPEYFQTGKLSRKSDVWSFGILLLELLTGKIPSQYDRRGTDLSQFVQTVVREEWTGELFDKEVRWQESSQEMLKMLSIAMDCTHTALERRPVFSTVLRRLEEIEASDAENSVSDYESSFEVSGTSFELCKTPARDNSFLYIRSE, encoded by the exons ATGCGGTCAGCAATCATTACTCCGATTTCTCTTGCAGTTGGAGCAGTTTTGTTGATCATAGTCATTGTCTCTATATCTTGTTACAGAAGCTACAAAAACAAACCATTGAGGGAACCAAATGCTGGTACAGTTCCCAACATGAAGAGAAGAGAAGTTCCCATTAGGGGTCGAGTTAGAAAGAAGCCAATTGTGCCCAAGAGTATTGCTAGGTTAGAGACTGTTTCAGAAGTAGAAAGGGGCAAGCTTTTGTTTCTGAATGAagatgatagtgattatgatttgGAGGATCTGCTTCAAGCATCTGCTGAAATGCTTGGCGGGGGAAACTTTGGGAATTCTTATAAGGCAGTTCTGAAAAATGGCTCCACCATGGTAGTGAAGAGGCTAAAAGACCTTAACAACTTAGTTAGGGAAGAGTTTGAGGAGCAAATGGAGATGCTCAGTAAGCTTAGACATGAGAACCTGGTTCCTTGGAGTTCTTGTTACTATACAGACGAGGAAAAGCTCCTGGTTTATGAGTACATGCCTAATGGAAACCTCTTTGACTTGCTTCATG GTGCAAAGGAACGAGGGCGCCGGGCATTAGACTGGAAATCCAGGGTGAAGGTGGCCGTGTGCATAGCTCGTGGACTAACATACTTACACGACCAGTGGCCCTCTCGCAGATTCATCCCCCACGGAAACATAAAATCCTCCAACGTTCTAATCGACAAAAACAACCAGCCCCGTCTTTCCGACTATGGCCTCACGCCTTTCATTTCTTCAGTATCTGTAGCCAAAAACATGGTGGCCTTCAAGTCCCCGGAATACTTCCAGACCGGAAAACTGTCCCGCAAATCTGACGTCTGGAGCTTCGGAATTCTTTTGCTGGAGCTTCTCACGGGCAAAATTCCTTCGCAGTATGATCGGAGGGGGACAGATCTTTCCCAGTTTGTTCAGACGGTTGTGAGGGAAGAATGGACGGGTGAGCTCTTTGACAAGGAGGTTAGATGGCAGGAATCATCGCAGGAGATGTTAAAAATGCTTAGCATTGCCATGGACTGCACGCATACTGCCCTAGAGAGAAGACCCGTTTTTTCTACTGTTCTGAGGAGACTGGAAGAAATAGAAGCAAGTGATGCGGAGAATTCGGTTTCTGATTATGAATCTTCCTTCGAAGTCTCAGGCACATCATTCGAACTCTGCAAGACACCTGCCCGAGATAATTCATTCTTGTACATTCGCAGTGAATAG